From Pseudopipra pipra isolate bDixPip1 chromosome 9, bDixPip1.hap1, whole genome shotgun sequence, a single genomic window includes:
- the DDX59 gene encoding probable ATP-dependent RNA helicase DDX59 — protein MFLPRSVKVKRTADEDKSCTAKKNKLSSGGPLIEDTTEFQDCKSVRTETSPSACNLYEIVQEHTEPVAGDLDAANTTLGKDSQNTDKDSPLEEPIKSFSKSQRWAEPGEPVCVVCGRYGEYICDKTDEDVCSLECKAKHLLQTQAKEEQLTSDQLTNSEAEAHLPHAPYFYKDHSFILGLRDEQVENLKLQLGIAVQGQQVPRPIVEFEHCGFPETLNHNLKNSGYEVPTPIQMQMIPVGLMGRDIVASADTGSGKTAAFLLPVIMKVLNETETPSALILAPTRELAIQIERQAKELMAGLPNMRTVLLVGGLPLPPQLHRLKQSVKVIIATPGRLLEILKQSSVQLHGIKIVVVDEVDTMLKMGFQQQVLDILEDISQDHQTILVSATIPVGIEHLANQLLHNFVRITIGEKNLPCSNVRQIILWVEEPSKKKKLFEILNDEKLFKPPVLVFVDCKLGADLLSDAVHKITGLQCTAMHSEKSQVERTDILQGLLQEKYEVIVSTGVLGRGLDLVNVKLVVNFDMPSSMDEYVHQVGRAGRLGHSGTAITFINNNSKKLFWDVVKRVKPTGTILPPQLLNSPYLHDQKRREQQRLKQLQNSLVTGDNIMDIIRKHKKNNSQR, from the exons ATGTTTTTACCAAGATCTGTTAAAGTCAAGAGGACTGCTGATGAGGACAAAAGCTGTACagctaagaaaaataaactgtctTCTGGAGGACCTTTGATAGAGGACACCACCGAGTTCCAAGACTGTAAGTCAGTTAGAACAGAAACTTCTCCTTCAGCATGCAATTTATATGAAATTGTACAAGAACACACAGAACCTGTAGCTGGAGACCTTGATGCTGCTAATACAACGTTGGGAAAGGACAGCCAAAATACTGATAAAGACAGCCCTTTGGAAGAACCCATAAAATCCTTCAGCAAATCCCAGCGTTGGGCAGAACCCGGAGAGCCTGTGTGTGTGGTGTGCGGTCGCTATGGAGAGTATATCTGCGATAAAACAGATGAAGATGTTTGTAGTTTGGAATGTAAAGCCAAACACCTTCTACAAACTCAAGCAAAGGAAGAACAGCTGACATCTGATCAACTCACAAACTCTGAAGCAGAAGCTCACCTGCCTCATGCACCTTATTTCTACAAAGATCATTCCTTTATTTTAGGTTTGCGAGATGAGCAGGTTGAGAACCTTAAGCTGCAGCTGGGTATTGCTGTCCAGGGCCAGCAAGTTCCAAGACCTATTGTAGAGTTTGAACACTGTGGTTTTCCTGAAACTTTAAACCATAATTTGAAGAATTCTGGCTATGAAGTCCCAACTCCCATCCAAATGCAAATGATCCCTGTTGGACTAATGGGGCGGGATATTGTGGCTAGTGCAGACACGGGCTCTGGAAAAACAGCAGCCTTCCTACTCCCTGTTATTATGAAGGTTTTGAATGAG ACAGAAACTCCATCTGCCCTTATTTTGGCACCCACAAGGGAGTTGGCAATTCAGATAGAGAGACAAGCTAAGGAACTAATGGCTGGTTTACCAAACATGAGAACAGTTCTCCTGGTAGGAGGTTTGCCGCTGCCTCCACAGCTTCACCGGCTCAAGCAAAGTGTTAAG gttaTAATAGCAACGCCTGGAAGGCTTCTTGAGATTTTAAAGCAAAGTTCTGTTCAACTGCATGGCATAAAAATTGTAGTGGTGGATGAA GTGGATACCATGTTAAAAATGGGTTTCCAGCAGCAAGTGTTGGATATTTTGGAAGACATCTCACAGGACCATCAAACCATACTGGTGTCAGCCACGATTCCAGTGGGCATTGAACACTTGGCAAATCAGCTTCTGCACAATTTTGTAAGAATAACGATTGGAGAGAAGAATCTGCCGTGTTCCAATGTCCGCCAGATTATCTTGTGGGTAGAAGAAccatctaaaaagaaaaagctgtttgaAATACTAAAT GATGAGAAGCTTTTCAAGCCTCCAGTGTTAGTGTTTGTGGACTGTAAACTAGGAGCAGATCTGCTGAGTGATGCTGTTCATAAGATTACAGGATTGCAGTGCACAGCTATGCATTCTGAAAAGTCTCAGGTGGAAAGAACAGACATATTACAG GGATTACTTCAAGAGAAGTATGAAGTTATAGTAAGTACTGGAGTCCTTGGACGAGGGCTCGACCTTGTCAACGTCAAACTGGTAGTGAATTTTGATATGCCTTCAAGTATGGATGAATATGTACAccag GTTGGAAGAGCGGGAAGGTTGGGCCACAGTGGAACTGCAATTACTTTTATCAATAACAACAGCAAGAAGCTCTTTTGGGACGTTGTAAAAAGAGTAAAACCTACAGGCACCAttcttcctccacagctgcttaATTCCCCATATCTGCATGACCAAAAGAGAAGGGAACAACAGAGACTTAAACAGTTACAAAATAGCCTTGTAACAGGAGATAATATTATGGACATTAttagaaaacacaagaaaaataattctcagaGGTAA